A region of the Candidatus Methylomirabilis oxygeniifera genome:
AGTATCTTGGTCAGGAGTTGCAAGAGCCGGCCACCCAGATCAGCATCTTCCTGTCGGTTCTTGATGTGCATATCAACCGCGCCCCATTTCCCGCGGTAGTCGAAGAGGTGACGTACAGACCAGGGACGTTTCGAATCGCATGGCAGCCCGAGGCATCGGTAGACAACGAACAGAATCTCATTGCGCTGAAGGCGCCGAAAGGGCGACTGCTGGTCAAACAGATCGCGGGCCTCATCGCCAGACGTATCGTCTGTCGGGTGGTTCCCGGACAAAAGCTTGAGGCCGGAGAGCGGATCGGGATGATTCGATTCGGATCGCGCGTGGATCTCATTGTCCCGGCGCGCGCCGAACTGTTCGTGAAACGTGGAGATCGCGTGAAGGGAGGAACCACTGTGATGGGAGCGCTTCGATGAGGAAAGGCCGTCGCCGACGTGGGGTCTACCTGCTGCCGAGTCTGCTAACCATCAGCAGCCTGCTGTGCGGGGTCTACGCGATCGTTGCCGTTTACAACGACGAGTACACCCGCTCGGCCACCGCGATCCTCATTGCGCTGATTTTGGACGGCCTCGACGGGGCTGTCGCCCGGCTGACTAATACTCAGAGCGATTTCGGCGTACAGCTCGATTCGTTGGCGGACCTGGTTGCGTTCGGCGTTGCACCCGCTATCCTCTCCTATGCGTGGGCCATTAAGCCCTACACCAAGATGGGGTGGTTGTTCGGATCGATCATCCCGACAGCGCTGTTCGTCGCGAGCGGCGCTTTCAGATTGGCGCGTTTCAACGTTCAGACACAGACACTCGATAAGCGCTATTTTGTCGGCCTGCCGATTCCGGCGGCTGCGGCGGTGATCGCCTCCTTTATACTGTTCATGCGGGAGTCGACTTCGCTGGTCCTCTTTGAGCACGAGTGGCTCTCGGATCGGGCGATGTCCGTGCTGATGGTCGTGAGCGTCTATGCTCTGTCGTTCTTAATGGTCTGTCGACTCCGGTACCGCAGCCTGAAAGGAATAGAGATCAAGAAGCGTCAACCCTTCGCGCTCCTTATCGGTTTGACGCTCGTGGTTCTAGTCATCGCTTCAGAACCTCGCGTGGTGGCCTTTTCGTTCTTTTCCCTCTACGCCCTGTCCGGTGTCATTCGCATGATTCCGCCAATTAGAGGACATGTGTCAGAGCCTATTGAACATGTCCTCGGTGGAGAAGGTAGACCATAGGGGTAGTCCGTCATTCCGAACTTGACCAGTAATCCAATGTCTTTCGAGGTTTTCGCTCCCGGCTCCAAGCATGCGGGGAGAAGAAGATGTATGGCCAGGGGATAAGATGAGCAAGCGGATTCTGATCTTCGACACCACGCTGAGAGACGGCGAGCAGGCGCCGGGTTGCAGCATGAATACCCGGGAGAAGCTGGAGATGGCCAGGCAACTGGCGCGTCTGAAGGTCGACGTGATCGAGGCCGGCTTCGCCATCGCTTCGGAAGACGACTTTGAAGCGGTCAAGACGATCTCCCAGAACCTGAAGGGCGGGCCGATCATTGCCAGCCTCTGCCGGACTCGTGACCTCGACATCGACCGCGCCTGGGAGGCGCTGCAATATGCCGATCGCGCAAGGATCCACATCTTCATCGCAACCTCAGAGATTCACATCACCTACAAGCTGAAATCGACCCAGGAAGAGGTCTTGCAGGCTGCCGTGACAGCGGTGAAACATGCCAGGCGTTATACCGACGATGTCGAGTTTTCTCCCGAGGATGCCCATCGGAGCGAGCAGGATTTTCTCTGCAAGGTTGTTGAGGAGGTGATCAGGGCGGGCGCCACCACGATCAACATTCCCGATACGGTCGGCTATGGCGTCCCATGGGAATTCGGGGCGAGGATCAAGGACCTATTCGACCGCGTGCCCAACATCGACAAAGCGGTCATAAGCTGCCACTGTCATAACGATCTCGGGTTGGCGGTGGCGAATTCGCTGGAGGCGGTGCGAAACGGAGCCGGACAGGTCGAATGCACCATTAACGGAATCGGTGAGCGCGCCGGAAACGCGTCGCTCGAAGAGATCGTCATGGCGCTTCGGACGCGAAAAGACCTGCTCGACTTTGAGACCGGTATCAACACAGAGGAGATCTATCGGTCGAGCAGGCTGCTCACCAGCATCATCGGGGTCCCCGTCCAGCCGAACAAGGCCATTGTCGGCGCCAATGCCTTCGCACACGAGGCCGGCGTGCACCAACACGGCATGCTGCAGAAGCCGCTGACCTACGAGATCATGACCCCGGAGTCGGTGGGAGTTCCCCGAAGTCGACTGGTGCTTGGCAAACATTCCGGGCGGCATGCGTTTAAGAAGCGGCTGGATGAGTTGGGCGTCATGTTGCCGGAAGAGGCCGTGAACCGGGCCTTTATCCGTTTTAAGGTCGTGGCCGATAAGAAGAAAGAGGTGTTCGACGACGACCTGTTGGCCATCGTCGAAGAGGAGGCACTGGCCGCCGGCGAGACCTACATCCTTGACCATCTGCAGTTTACCAGCGGCACAAATCTCATCCCGACTGCCACCGTACGGCTCAAGCGCGAGAACGAGACGCTCCAGGAGTCTGGCTGGGGTGACGGTCCGGTGGACGCAGCATACAAAGCGATCGACCAGATTACGAAGGTCCAAGGACGGCTGGCCGACTATTCGATCAGAGCCATCACAGGCGGCAAGGACGCGCTAGGCGAGGTAGTCCTGAAGCTGGAGGTCAATGGTCACACCGTGATCGGCAAAGGCAGTTCGACCGATGTCATCGAGGCCAGCGTCAGGGCGTACTTAAACGCGATCAACAAGATCATCGGCGCCGAGCGGCCGCCAAAGGATACGGCTGCGCCGAGAGGACTGTGACGGCGAGGGCGTGACATCATGAGTAAAGCTTATACGGTTGCAGTCGTCGGAGCTACCGGTGCGGTCGGAGAGACGATGCTTCAACTGCTGGAGGAACGGAACTTTCCCGTCCGGCAACTGAAGCTCTTGGCCTCCGAGCGGTCCGCCGGAAAGAGTCTGACCTTTCTGGGGGAGGAGATCAAGGTCGAGCAGCTTAGTGAGCGTTCGTTCCAAGGGATTGAGATTGCTCTGTTCTCTGCGGGCGCCACCCGCAGTCAGCAGTTTGCTCCGGCAGCCGTCAAGGCCGGTGCAATCGTCATCGATAACAGCTCCGCGTTCCGGATGGACCCGGAGATCCCGCTTGTTGTTCCGGAGATTAATCCGGACGCACTTGCCGGATATCAGGATCGGGGCATCATCGCTAACCCTAACTGCACCACGATCGTCATGCTCATGCCGCTCAAGCCGCTGCACGACTATGGCCGCGTCAGGCGCATCGTTGCCTCGAGCTACCAGGCGGTGTCCGGTGCTGGAGCAAAGGGAATCGAAGAGCTGAGACGGCAGACTCTGGCCTGGGCCAGGGGTGAGTCGATCGAGATCGGGGCATTCCCTAAACAAATTGCATTCAACGTGATTCCTCATATCGACACATTTCAGCCGAACGGCTACACGAAGGAAGAGTTAAAGCTTGTCTTCGAGACCCGAAAGATCCTGGGAGACGAAACGATCGGGGTCTCACCGACGACCGTGCGCGTCCCCGTGTTTACCGCTCACTCCATCTCCATGAACGTCGAGACAGAGCGGAAGATCGGGGTAGAGAAGGCAAAGGAGTTACTTTCGAAAATGCCGGGACTCGTCGTATTCGATGACCCGGCAGCAGGCCGTTACCCGATGCCGGTTCTCGCGGCCGGTAAGGACGACTGCTTTGTAGGTCGGATCAGAGAAGATCTTTCGAACGATCACGCCCTCAATCTCTGGGTGGTGGGAGACCAGCTTCGAAAAGGGGCGGCCCTGAATGCCATCCAGATTGCCGAGCTGCTAGTCGACCGATATCTGTGAATCTACTGAGGGCTCATCCCCTTCGGCTTACCGTGAATTCGTCATACCGGCGAAAGTCGGTATCCAGAAGGCCCCACTGGGTTCTCCCGTATCCAGTGCGACGCAGGCGCGTCAAACATGGAATGACGGGCCAGAATAGACGCCGACCTCTTACGGTTTCCTCCTTACCCCTTACGGCTTCTCAAAGTGTGATGACGACGTTTAAGTTAACGATCGAATATGATGGAACCGACTATCATGGCTGGCAAGTCCAGCCCGGGATGACGACTATTCAAGGAACGCTACAGGGGGCTGTTGCGCGAATTGTCGGGAAAGATGTCCATGTGATGGGCGCGGGGCGAACCGACGCCGGCGTCCACGCCCATGGTCAGGTCGCCAGCCTTCGTACTGAATTTCATCATCCACCGGACACCTTCCGGCGAGCCTTGACCAGCGTACTGCCGTCGGACATTGTGGTGACGGCGGTAGAGGAGATGGACGACGACTTTCATGCCCAGTACTCGGCTCAGTGGAAACGGTACCGGTATAGCCTGCTCACGCGACCGTACCCCTCCGCCATCGAACGTCGCTACACCTTATTTGTTCCTTACCCTCTGCAGACAGATGCCATGGCTGTCGCCGCAGGAAGTCTGGTCGGTACCCACGATTTCAGTGCCTTTCAAGCCGCTCACAGCTCCGCAGAGTCTCCCGTCCGGACGGTCTTGGTGGCTGAGTTCCGGCAGCATGGAGATCACCTGCTCTTTGAGATTGTAGCCGATGGATTTCTCCGCCACATGATCCGAATCATCATGGGAACCTTGTTGGACATTGGGCGGGGGAGATTACAGGTGGAAGCACTTCATATAATACGTGAGGGAAGAGACCGCAACCAAGCGTCAAAAACGATCTCTCCACATGGACTGTGTCTGCTTGAGGTGGGCTACCACCCCTTCAGTACCAGGCTGAAGACCGAAGGTGAAGGGGCTGAAGGTAGAGGGCTTTGAGAATCCTTCAGTCTTCAGTCTACGTGTCTGACCGCTGTTTTACCAGGAGGTGTGCATCCTATGAGCAACTCGACTGATCTCTCCCGAAGAAGGCTTTTGCAATACTTCGGTCTCAGCGCAGTGGCGACGGCCGTGGTTCCGGACTGGCTGTTGGCGGCGAGCGAACAGGGTTCTCAGAACCAAGCTGGTCCATCAGAACCGGATGTGGAGTGCGGAATCACTGCGCTGACAACAGAGCTTCCGATTCTCTCGGCCGATCGTCCGACAAAGGTCTGGAAGTTTTCCGGCGAGTTGGTCAAGGGTCCACCCGGCACCGTACAGAACATCCCGGACAGCTATCTCGGTCCCATCCTACGGTTACGCAAGGGACAAAAGGTGCGCATCCGTTTCCACAACAAATTGCCGGAACCCTGCATCATCCATCAGCATGGCCTGCACGTACCCGAGAAGGCGGATGGCCACCCTCGACATCAGATCGGCAGCGGCCAAACCTCTGTGTACGAATTCACGGTCCTCGATCGCGCCGGAACCTATTGGTTCCACCCGCACACACACCATCGGACGGCTGAGCAGGCCTACTATGGTCTGGCGGGTTTGATTCTCGTGACTGATGCTGAGGAGCAGTCGTTGGAGTTGCCTCGCGATGAGTATGATGTTCCACTGGTCATTCAGGATCGCAGCTTTGATGATCAGAACCAGCTCCGCTATATTGCGCATAGGCATGACCGATGGAGGGGGTTCCTGGGCGATCGGGTGCTGGTCAACGGCAAACTGAATTTCGTCCTCCCGCTTGCGACCCGCGCCTACCGTCTTCGAATCCTCAACGGAGCGAATTCCCGCATCTATAAGCTGACGTGGAGCGATGGAGGTCCGTTGACCGTGATTGGTACCGATGGGGGACTTCTGGAAACTCCGGAGGTCCGCAACTATCTAATGTTGGCCCCCGGTGAACGAGTAGACCTGTGGGCGGACTTCCGTGGCCGAAAGGTCGGTGACGAAATCACGCTGCGCAGCACTGCCTTCTCCGGCGTCATGCCTATGATGGGTATGGGCGGCGGCATGATGGGGATGGGGCGCGGTATGCGAGGCGGTATGATGGGTGGCGCTCTGCCTCAAGGCGCGGAGTATCCCATCCTGACGGTTCGTATTGTGAGGGAGGAACGTGATCAACTGACCCTTCCGCGCCACTTATCGCAGATTGAGCGGTACCGACCGCAAGAAGCCGCCAATAGCCGGAAGCCCAGGTCGATCCATCTGTCAATGAGAGGTATGTCGCCACAACTGAATGGCCGCTCATTTGAAATGACTAAAGTTGCCGAAGATGAGGTCATCCCGCTCAATACCTTACAGGTTCTTGAATTCGTCAATCAGGACCACCGGGCCCGTGGGATGATGATGGCCCACCCAATGCACATCCACGGACAGCAGTTTCAGGTGCTCAAACGGGAGCTGGCATCCGGATTTGAACAGCGCTACGCGTCGGTCAGTCAAGGATTCGTCGATAACGGCTGGAAGGATACGGTGCTGGTCATGCCGGGGGAAAAGGTCACAATCCTCAAACGCTTTGACCATTACACGGGTCTGTATCTCTATCACTGCCACAATCTCGAACACGAGGATCTGGATATGATGCGCAACTTTCTGGTGCAAGCATAGCGCAATTACGGTCTTGGATCGTTTCGTCCGACACCAATGACAAGGAGGCAATATGCGGTTAATCGGGAAGAGCATCTCTGGACACCGGGCCATCGCGATCGGTGCGGCCTTGCTGTTGTGGACAGTGCTGTGGCAGCAGTCCGCGTTCGGCGGCGAGCCGACGGCCAAACCGGTTCAATCGAAGGCGGCTGCAAAAATAGATGACTATGTGATTACGCTCGATGAGATCGAGAAGGCTCTGGCCCCGCAGCTCGCCAAATTGGAAGATCAAAAGTTCCAGCTCCTGGAGTCAAAGCTGGATGAGCTGATCGAAAAGCGCCTTCTAGCAGTCGAGGCGAAGCGCCGCGGGATAACGGTCGAGGACCTATTGAAGGCCGAGGTCACCTCGAAGATCCCCGAGGTAAGCGACGCAGAGGTAACGGCATTCATTACGCAGAACCGGGCGCGCCTTCAAGGAGACGAAGCCGGGCTTCGCCCCAAGGTCCGTGACTATTTGAGCGACCAAAAGATGGAAGAAAAGCAAAGAATCTATCTGGCCGGACTCCGGCAACACGCAAAGGTCGAGCGCTTTCTGGAAGAGCCTGAGCCGACTCGAATTGCCGTGAGCGCGGAAGGAGCCTTTGCGCAAGGCCCCAAGGATGCGCCGATTACCATCGTGGAGTTCTCCGACTTTCAGTGTCCATACTGTAGTCGCGTTGTCGCGACCTTGAAGGAGATCGTGCGACTGTACCCAAAGCAGGTACGATTGGCGTTTCGGGACTTCCCGATCGCTAACCTTCACCCCAAGGCGGCGAAGGCGCACGAGGCCGCTCGATGCGCCGGCGAACAAGGGAAGTTTTGGGGGTATCATGATCGACTGTTTGAGTCTCAAGCGCAGGCTACGGTCGCGGACTTCAAACGATTCGCTGAGCAGTTGAAGCTCGATGGCAAGAACTTTGCTACCTGTCTGGACAGCGGAAAGTACGCGGCAGCAGTCGAGGCTGATGTGCAGGAAGGGACGCGCCTCGGCATCACCGGCACCCCGACCTTCTTTATCAACGGACGGCTCGTGGTTGGCGCTCTTCCGCTGGAGATGTTCCAGAAGTTTATCGACCGGGAGCTTCGCCGCTCTGTGAAATAATTCGCGTCAAGTCGATCGATCGGGTTGAGGGACAAAACCCCGCTATGCGGCAGCTATGCAAAGATATACGTGCGCAGCGCTTGGATTCGCTTTGCTCGTCCCAGCCTATCGTGGCCCGTCGAGAATGGTCCCGGGTTCAAATCGATTTTTCTTGACTTAGTAAAACGTTCCGGATTTAAATATCGCATACTGAAACACTCAGTTGCTCTTCAAACGTGCTTCACCTTCAGTCCCGCGAACGCAGCGGCGAAGCAAGAGGTGTGAGATGTCGATCGAAGACAACAAGCGTCTGGTACGTCGTCTCTATGAAGAGACCGATAAGCAGAATTTCGGGGCGATGGATGAGTTCTTCTCCGCCGACCTCATCGATCACGATCCACCGCCAATCCCCGATCTTAAACCCGGTCTGGAAGGCATCAAGCAGGCGTTCAAGGTGTTTGCGAGCGCGTACCCTGACGGCACCCATGTCATCCATGATCTCATTGCTGAGGGAGATCGGGTCGTGGTGCGAGTGAGCGGAACCGGAACGCAGACAGGGGAATTCAAGGGGATCAAGCCAACCGGGAAGAAGGTAGAGATGACCGGCATTGTCATCTATCGGATCGAAGGCGGAAAAATCGTGGAGCGCTGGGCGCAGCACAACTTCCTTGGGTTTGTCATGCAGCAACTGGGAGTAGTATCCCTGCCGGGCATGAGCCCTCACCCCCATCCTGACCAGCCAAGCTAAGCGCGCCCGCCAAGCCTGATGGGACGGCGGGTCAGCGGCGGGCTGAGGCGCGAGCTTGCTCGCGTGAACGACTGTCCGCTAACCGGCTTGCTATAGTTTCTCTTTGTATTCCCTGAAGCCGGCAACCAATTGCCGGAAAGAGGTGGGTTTGTATTTCTCAAAGCTCTCTTCGTCCACGTACACAAAGTCATAAATCACATCCGACTGCACCCGGTTGATGTCCTCGCACCATTGCCGCAACCGTTCCATCTTCAGCGGCACGTCCAGCTCTTCCTGCCCCTTGGTTTCTACAACGAACACCTGCTTGCCGGATAGTTTGACAACAAAATCGGGGTGGTAATTAGCAATGTCGCCATCAGCGTTCACGTAATCCAGCTTGAAATGCACGGCCATGTAGTTCTTGCCGTAGGACACCACATCGTCGCAATCTTCCAGGAAGCGAGCGAACAGCAGTTCAAAGTTGCTGTCCCCGATGATACGGTTAAAGACACTCTTTTTCGGGATGAGGTAGCCCTGATCCTTGGCCACAAAGGGGCGCGTCTGCCGCAGCTTGATCGTGTCGCGGATTTCGGTGTCGCCTTTGTCCTGTACGGTGAGGGCGTTGATCGCCTTCTTAAACGTCTCAAGTAAGGTCTTGGTAGCAGCCGGTTCTGACAGGTTGCGCAGAGTGTTGGGGTTTTCCAGGTCTACCGGCCGGTCAAACAACCGGTCCCGAATAAACGCCTTGACCTTGCCGTACAGCACATCGTAGCCGCTGACCAGCCGCAAGTCCTTCATGATGGTCTGCGCGAAATAGCCGATCACACTGCTGTAATCGGCAACGCCCGCCGTGTCGAGGATGGTGGTGTGCGTTACCTCGCCGGTGGTGATGTCCTTGAAGACGATCTCCCGCTGCTCCTCCTCGCTGAACTGCAGGTACTCCACGCGCCGATACCCCTGCGCGGCCACGTCCAGATTACCCAAGTTCTTGTATTCCCGATAGACGCGGGGGGTCAGCACCGGGATGTCAATATCCAGCCCGTCGATGTCTTTCTTCTCGTTCTCCTTGTCAACCTCCACCACCAGCGGCGTTTTCGCTTGCGTGCCTTCGCCCATCGGCTTGCGCTCCAGCACCACGCCTTCGGCCTGGATGGATTCCACAAAATCCATAAAGGCATTCGTGCCGACAACGCTGACGTATTCTTCCAGGCCGCCGGGGTACATCTTGCGCAGGCCGCGCCCAAGTGTTTGTTCGGGCAGGATGTTGCTCTTGGCGGAATAGGCACGTAGCCCCACAATGGTGGTGACATTGCGCACGTCCCAGCCCTCTTTGAGCACCATCACCGAGATGATAGCCTTGTAGGGACTGTCCATTCCATCAATCGCGTTGGCTTGCTCGCGCAGCGTATCCAACTCTTCTTTGCTCTTGCCTGATGTTGATTCAGAAATCTCGCCGTTGTTCTTGGTGTGAATGACCAGCACGGCGTCCTGCAGGTCCGGATAGTTGCCTTCCAAATATTCAGCCACATCGTCGCAGTTGCGGGTGTCGTCGGTCATCACGAACAGGATGGCTTTCTTGCCCATCTTTTCATGTTCGACGTACGCCTTGCGCCACTCGATCACGCCCAGGTGAATGTAATCGGTGTATTTGTCGGTGTACTTGGCGCTCTGGCGCTCCGTCAGTTTGGCGCGGCTGGCGGCATCGGGTACGACGGGGTGCTTGACCACGTTTTGCGAGATGGCTTCCACCAGCGGGTAATCGGCCACGGTCTGCACGAATATCGCGCCGTTGTTGTGCCTGGGCGTGGCGGTCACGTCCACTTGCAGCGAGAGGGCAGCCCCTTTTTGCTTCAGCCGATTGTGGATGTCTTCGATGGATTTGAACCAGGCCATGCGCGGGTCGTGAATATGGTGCGCCTCGTCGTTGAGCACCACAAGCTCGTCAATATCCCGCACAATCATGCCCAAATCCACCTTGGAGTCGGTGGTCGCGCCGCTGGGCCGCCTACCGAGAAAATAATCCATCGTATCTTCATCATCGGGCGAGGGTGGAATATCATCCCCTGCATAGACGCGGTGGATGTTGGTCAGGAAGATGTTGCCGGTTGAGCGGGTGACACGTACCTCGTCCTGCCGGTGCAGCAGCGCCGGTATGATGCGTTCTGCGAGGAGTACAACTGGCACCGGTCGCATGAGGCGTTGGGACGCAAGACGCCGGGCGAGGTGTATGGCGCGTCGCCCCGGCCTTATCCGGGCATCCTCCCACCGGTTGAGTACGAGTCGGGCGTCACCGTGCGGCAGGTGCGCCACAACGGTGAGATCAAGTGGCGGGGTGCACGCATCTACGTCTCAGACGTCTTGGCGCACGAGCCAGTGGGCCTGACGCTCATTGATGAGGACGCCTGGGAGGTACGTTACAGTTTTCATGTCCTTGGGGTCCTCGAGCAACGCCTCAAGAAGATCATGCCCGCCACAGGCTGGCATGGCGCTGAGCAGGTCAACGTGTAAACCATGTCCCCGGTCTAAAACGTAAATCATGTCCGGCTTGCACAGAACTCTGGATACCGGCTTCCGCCGGTATGACGAACTCGAGGCAAGCCGCGGGGAATGAACCCCCTATGGATTCAGCCAAAACTTTGCGAAGAAGCGTTCCCGCTGCACATGGATGTGCGGCGGCTCAGCTCTCTCATTGCTGTAAAAGTAAAACCTGTACGGCCCGCTTCTCAGTATCGTTGGCATTGCCTTAGAGGGGTGGTGAATTGCCCCGTTTCAGTGGGGTTGCCCATGCCGTCTCCTCTCTGGCTGGCCTGCCTGTGGCAGGCAAGCGGCAGACAGGCCTCTCCAAGGGGAAGAAAGGTGACCGACGATCTATTACGCCAAATCCGGGAGACGGTCAAGCGCTTTTTGTGGCTTTTTGTGGCGAAACAGGTGTCGAGACTGACTTTTCGAGGGAAAGCGTGGAGGCGTCCAGCAATCCATCACGGTCGGGCGGTCGGAGCGGGAGAGAACGGGGAGATTGCTTCGTTGCACTCGCAATGACGCGGCAGGCGGTTGGCCTCGCGCACCGGACGTCCTCCGATGCGTGTGCGCCGGCCGGCCGCTATAACAAATGGTTCGGCTGTCTCCACTATCACGTCTCGCTCTCCACCCGGACCAGGTCCCGGTGCGGCATAGCCGCCGCGAAAAGCTCCGAAAGTTTCTGGATGGTCGGGACTGATCGGCCCTGCTCATAACGGGCGTAGGCGTTGATTGTGCGCGAATGAGCCCCGGAAGTCATCGAGCTTGTTCGGTGGTAGTTCACTGACTTAATTTTGCACTGGCAAGCCGATTCAGACTAACGCCAAACTCAGCGGCCTGGATGGCCAGTTTCTGATGAACCTGAGGTGGAACCCGCACCATGAATTTGCCGCTGAAATGGCGGGACGATATCGGTTCGGGTATGGCCTCACCTTTTTTATGCATATCCCTCATGACATCGTTAACCACTTTACGAATGCCTTTTAGGGCTGATTCCGGTGTTTTTGCCAGCCAACTAAGGCTGGGAAATTCAGCACAGAGACCAGCATACTCGTTGTCGTCTTCAGACCATGTTACCCGGTAGGTGAATTTATCTTTTTTCATGGGTGCGATCTACCTCCAATCTTTCTATTGCAAGAAGAACCTGTCTAACCTGGTATGCTTTGGCGTTCCCCTTATCATTTTGAATATTTATTCTTGGATCGCCTTGCCACGGGGTTTTATAAATTCGATGACTGCTCCCTCCCTGGCGAGGTTCGCCGAAATAATGGTCGCACACTCTGCATAAATCGCTGAATCGCATATTCCGTGGATTTTGACGCATATGGCTGAGTGCGTCTTCTATTGTACTCATGTATCTATAGTATCATTAGTGGTATCATTATCAAGGGCTATTTGTGATGGCGCTATGGGGAAGGAAAGAAGGAACGGTTAATCGAGTAGAGCCAGCTTTGTAGCTGGACTACTCTTAGCATAATCACGGTTGACTCGTGAATTGCCCCCGTTTCATGAGACTACCCATGCTGTCATCCCTACCTGGCCTGCCGGTGGCAGACTGGCGGCAGACAGACCTCTCCAAGGGGAAGAAAAGTGACTGACGATCTATTACGCCAAATCTGGGAGGCGGTCAAGCGCTTTTCGTGGCTTGCGGTGGTGAAGCGGGTATCAGGACTGGCTTTTCGAGGGAAAGCGTGGAGGTGTCCAGCAATCTATTACGGTCGGACAATCGCGTGGTTCGACCTGCTCACCACGGGCAACCGGAGCGGGAGAGAACGGGGAGAGCGCTTCGCCTACGCTCGCAATGACGCGGTAGACGGTTGGTCTCGCGCTATGGAGGTTAATGCTCATGCGCGTGTGCCGCAGGCGTCTGAGGCATTGCTTCGCCCTTGCGCAATCGGGCTGCCTATGTTACGTTTCGAGCCGATCGCAGCCGAGTTGTCGGGTTACGCTGCGCTAACCCGACCTACGCCTGATTTTGGCATTCGACGCAAGGGACGCGGCAACGCAAGAGACCCGATAGACCTTTTCAAGGGAAGCCATGGCGCGGGGTTACGACTTTAAAACAATCGAAGCGAAGTGGCAGCGGGTGTGGGAGGAAAGTGGCGCCTTCGCAGTTATGGAAGAGCCGGAG
Encoded here:
- a CDS encoding Type III restriction protein res subunit (fragment), coding for MDYFLGRRPSGATTDSKVDLGMIVRDIDELVVLNDEAHHIHDPRMAWFKSIEDIHNRLKQKGAALSLQVDVTATPRHNNGAIFVQTVADYPLVEAISQNVVKHPVVPDAASRAKLTERQSAKYTDKYTDYIHLGVIEWRKAYVEHEKMGKKAILFVMTDDTRNCDDVAEYLEGNYPDLQDAVLVIHTKNNGEISESTSGKSKEELDTLREQANAIDGMDSPYKAIISVMVLKEGWDVRNVTTIVGLRAYSAKSNILPEQTLGRGLRKMYPGGLEEYVSVVGTNAFMDFVESIQAEGVVLERKPMGEGTQAKTPLVVEVDKENEKKDIDGLDIDIPVLTPRVYREYKNLGNLDVAAQGYRRVEYLQFSEEEQREIVFKDITTGEVTHTTILDTAGVADYSSVIGYFAQTIMKDLRLVSGYDVLYGKVKAFIRDRLFDRPVDLENPNTLRNLSEPAATKTLLETFKKAINALTVQDKGDTEIRDTIKLRQTRPFVAKDQGYLIPKKSVFNRIIGDSNFELLFARFLEDCDDVVSYGKNYMAVHFKLDYVNADGDIANYHPDFVVKLSGKQVFVVETKGQEELDVPLKMERLRQWCEDINRVQSDVIYDFVYVDEESFEKYKPTSFRQLVAGFREYKEKL
- a CDS encoding conserved protein of unknown function (Evidence 4 : Homologs of previously reported genes of unknown function), with translation MKKDKFTYRVTWSEDDNEYAGLCAEFPSLSWLAKTPESALKGIRKVVNDVMRDMHKKGEAIPEPISSRHFSGKFMVRVPPQVHQKLAIQAAEFGVSLNRLASAKLSQ
- a CDS encoding protein of unknown function (Evidence 5 : No homology to any previously reported sequences), producing MPRFSGVAHAVSSLAGLPVAGKRQTGLSKGKKGDRRSITPNPGDGQALFVAFCGETGVETDFSRESVEASSNPSRSGGRSGRERGDCFVALAMTRQAVGLAHRTSSDACAPAGRYNKWFGCLHYHVSLSTRTRSRCGIAAAKSSESFWMVGTDRPCS
- a CDS encoding protein of unknown function (Evidence 5 : No homology to any previously reported sequences) gives rise to the protein MTDDLLRQIWEAVKRFSWLAVVKRVSGLAFRGKAWRCPAIYYGRTIAWFDLLTTGNRSGRERGERFAYARNDAVDGWSRAMEVNAHARVPQASEALLRPCAIGLPMLRFEPIAAELSGYAALTRPTPDFGIRRKGRGNARDPIDLFKGSHGAGLRL
- a CDS encoding DSBA oxidoreductase precursor, which codes for MRLIGKSISGHRAIAIGAALLLWTVLWQQSAFGGEPTAKPVQSKAAAKIDDYVITLDEIEKALAPQLAKLEDQKFQLLESKLDELIEKRLLAVEAKRRGITVEDLLKAEVTSKIPEVSDAEVTAFITQNRARLQGDEAGLRPKVRDYLSDQKMEEKQRIYLAGLRQHAKVERFLEEPEPTRIAVSAEGAFAQGPKDAPITIVEFSDFQCPYCSRVVATLKEIVRLYPKQVRLAFRDFPIANLHPKAAKAHEAARCAGEQGKFWGYHDRLFESQAQATVADFKRFAEQLKLDGKNFATCLDSGKYAAAVEADVQEGTRLGITGTPTFFINGRLVVGALPLEMFQKFIDRELRRSVK
- a CDS encoding protein of unknown function (Evidence 5 : No homology to any previously reported sequences), whose amino-acid sequence is MQQRRYDAFCEEYNWHRSHEALGRKTPGEVYGASPRPYPGILPPVEYESGVTVRQVRHNGEIKWRGARIYVSDVLAHEPVGLTLIDEDAWEVRYSFHVLGVLEQRLKKIMPATGWHGAEQVNV
- a CDS encoding protein of unknown function (Evidence 5 : No homology to any previously reported sequences) encodes the protein MRDKTPLCGSYAKIYVRSAWIRFARPSLSWPVENGPGFKSIFLDLVKRSGFKYRILKHSVALQTCFTFSPANAAAKQEV
- a CDS encoding protein of unknown function (Evidence 5 : No homology to any previously reported sequences) produces the protein MNLSFFMGAIYLQSFYCKKNLSNLVCFGVPLIILNIYSWIALPRGFINSMTAPSLARFAEIMVAHSA
- a CDS encoding putative cyclase (Evidence 3 : Function proposed based on presence of conserved amino acid motif, structural feature or limited homology); the protein is MSIEDNKRLVRRLYEETDKQNFGAMDEFFSADLIDHDPPPIPDLKPGLEGIKQAFKVFASAYPDGTHVIHDLIAEGDRVVVRVSGTGTQTGEFKGIKPTGKKVEMTGIVIYRIEGGKIVERWAQHNFLGFVMQQLGVVSLPGMSPHPHPDQPS
- a CDS encoding protein of unknown function (Evidence 5 : No homology to any previously reported sequences), whose translation is MNLRWNPHHEFAAEMAGRYRFGYGLTFFMHIPHDIVNHFTNAF